From the Alkalibacter rhizosphaerae genome, one window contains:
- a CDS encoding metal ABC transporter solute-binding protein, Zn/Mn family, with translation MTGKKKVGILLLLTAVLMLYGCADSSEKRDPLEDDRRTVAVSILPQQTFVEKVAGDRVDVVTMVPPGNNPENYQVKPQDMVALSNASVYFAMGVEAEKAGLLDRVADLNPEMIIVRQDEIVDQAYPHIDYDFHDIPGVREEGSDLELDHEEEDDHTHEGRDTHIWLSPKRVQVMVENIRDRLSELDPENKEFYETNAESYLQELRTLDEEIRMAMEELPYKTFLIYHPSMGYFAQDYGLTMVPIESEGKDATASRLRSIIDFAREEDVKVVFYQLEHDKNQAETIAQELGGTVMELAPLDPDYLENMRRIKDVFVQVLK, from the coding sequence ATGACGGGTAAAAAGAAAGTTGGAATATTGCTGCTGCTGACAGCAGTGTTGATGTTATATGGATGTGCCGATTCGTCGGAAAAACGGGATCCGCTGGAAGATGACCGAAGGACGGTTGCAGTGTCCATCCTTCCCCAGCAGACTTTTGTAGAAAAAGTGGCGGGAGATCGGGTGGATGTGGTGACCATGGTCCCGCCGGGAAACAATCCGGAAAACTATCAGGTAAAGCCACAAGACATGGTGGCACTGAGCAACGCCTCCGTTTACTTTGCCATGGGTGTAGAGGCGGAGAAGGCAGGTCTGCTGGACCGAGTTGCTGATTTGAATCCGGAGATGATCATTGTCCGTCAAGATGAGATCGTGGACCAGGCTTATCCCCATATCGATTATGATTTTCATGATATCCCGGGGGTCCGTGAGGAAGGCTCCGACTTGGAGCTTGACCATGAGGAGGAAGACGACCATACCCACGAAGGCAGAGACACCCATATTTGGCTGTCTCCGAAACGGGTCCAGGTGATGGTGGAAAACATCCGGGATCGATTGTCGGAGTTGGATCCGGAAAACAAAGAGTTTTATGAAACCAACGCAGAGTCCTACCTTCAGGAACTGAGGACCTTGGATGAAGAGATCCGAATGGCCATGGAAGAGCTGCCCTACAAGACGTTCTTGATCTATCACCCATCCATGGGATATTTTGCCCAGGATTACGGGCTGACCATGGTCCCCATCGAATCGGAGGGAAAAGATGCCACCGCATCCCGACTTCGGAGCATCATTGATTTTGCCAGAGAAGAAGATGTCAAAGTGGTTTTTTATCAGTTGGAGCATGACAAGAACCAGGCGGAGACCATCGCCCAGGAGCTGGGTGGAACTGTCATGGAGTTGGCGCCGTTGGACCCGGATTACCTGGAGAATATGCGGCGGATCAAGGATGTATTTGTTCAAGTACTGAAGTAG
- a CDS encoding metal ABC transporter ATP-binding protein, with amino-acid sequence MDNILELKDVYVQYNGNHVLEEISLTLEDGEFLSIIGPNGGGKTTLIKAILGLVKPCGGQIRLRDDLIIGYVPQHTKFDRQFPIHVFDVVLTGRLGNRLRLFKRYGEEDRQKVTEILKAMGLSHLAKRQIGMLSGGQLQKVLIARALVAQPDLLILDEPTANLDSENRRDIYDILHRFNEKKAVILVTHDLEYIEDNKRQVVLLNRKIIYRGDAKTREKTQIHDHGGTHHA; translated from the coding sequence ATGGATAATATATTGGAATTGAAGGATGTTTATGTACAATACAACGGGAACCACGTGTTGGAGGAGATTTCACTGACCTTGGAAGACGGAGAATTCCTCAGCATCATCGGTCCCAACGGAGGCGGAAAGACGACGCTGATCAAAGCGATTTTGGGATTGGTCAAACCCTGCGGAGGCCAGATCCGGCTGAGAGACGACCTGATCATCGGATATGTGCCCCAGCACACAAAATTCGATCGCCAGTTTCCCATTCATGTCTTTGACGTGGTTCTGACAGGTCGTCTTGGGAATCGGTTGCGTCTGTTCAAACGATATGGGGAAGAGGATCGCCAAAAGGTGACGGAGATCCTGAAAGCCATGGGTTTGTCCCATTTGGCAAAACGCCAGATCGGCATGCTTTCCGGAGGACAGCTCCAGAAGGTCCTGATTGCCAGGGCCTTGGTGGCCCAGCCGGATCTGTTGATCCTGGATGAACCGACCGCCAATTTGGACAGCGAAAATCGGAGAGATATTTACGACATTCTTCACCGATTCAATGAAAAAAAGGCCGTCATACTGGTGACCCATGACTTGGAGTATATTGAAGACAACAAGAGACAAGTAGTGTTGTTGAACCGAAAGATCATATACCGGGGAGATGCCAAAACTCGGGAGAAGACCCAAATCCACGACCACGGAGGTACACATCATGCTTGA
- a CDS encoding metal ABC transporter permease → MLELLQYQFMKNGLASAILASILCGIIGTIIVEKKLVSMSGGIAHTSYGGIGLGFLLGIEPLISGIGFALAAAFGISAIQRRTTAGADTLIGMFWAVGMGLGVVFIAMTPGYPPDMTTYLFGDILTVSSGFVTLMTAWTTFTLMFTAALYPYLKAYLFDEEYSEILGVQTRLLEYLLYGMIALSIVFLIKVVGIVLAIAMLTIPPATAKIFSYELLRIMIYSVLIGSITSIGGMLISYVYNIPSGATIILLSIMVYGLVFPVKKYFQRQRV, encoded by the coding sequence ATGCTTGAGCTTCTTCAATATCAGTTTATGAAAAACGGACTTGCCAGTGCCATCCTGGCCAGCATATTATGCGGCATCATCGGGACCATCATCGTGGAGAAAAAATTGGTGAGCATGAGCGGTGGTATTGCCCATACGTCCTACGGCGGCATCGGATTGGGGTTTTTGCTGGGCATCGAACCGCTGATCAGCGGCATCGGATTTGCATTGGCGGCTGCTTTCGGCATTTCGGCCATACAGCGAAGGACCACTGCTGGAGCAGACACCCTCATCGGCATGTTTTGGGCCGTGGGCATGGGGCTGGGCGTGGTTTTTATCGCCATGACACCAGGATATCCTCCCGATATGACCACCTATCTGTTTGGCGATATCTTGACCGTATCGTCCGGGTTTGTAACATTGATGACGGCCTGGACCACCTTCACCCTGATGTTTACTGCAGCACTGTATCCTTATTTGAAAGCGTATCTTTTTGATGAGGAGTATTCCGAGATCTTAGGGGTGCAGACCAGGTTGTTGGAGTATCTTCTGTATGGAATGATTGCACTGAGTATCGTTTTTTTGATCAAAGTGGTAGGGATCGTCCTGGCCATCGCCATGCTGACAATACCACCGGCCACTGCTAAAATTTTTTCCTATGAACTGTTGCGGATTATGATATACTCAGTCTTGATAGGGAGCATCACCAGTATTGGCGGCATGTTGATCTCTTACGTCTACAACATTCCTTCCGGTGCGACGATCATTTTATTGTCCATTATGGTGTATGGCTTGGTATTTCCTGTGAAAAAATATTTTCAAAGACAAAGGGTGTGA
- a CDS encoding tryptophan-rich sensory protein: MFNDRLVPLPLKVANTLGLILVLAANALANILPINGLNTGEVSDFYPNLFTPAGVTFSIWGIIYFFLILFVVYNYNVVGKKSDKKIVESIGWYFFISCILNVAWLLLWHYLYIGYSLIVMVLLLLILLRIYFTVHGNMYSDPNNRIFVRIPFSIYAGWITVATITNVTAFLVHLQWSGWGLPPQIWTLIMMAVATAIMSLVVYRFHDAVYGLVLIWTLAGIGWKHLEVFAMEYPFVVYGSVLFGLLMIGTIIASEWTRRKRERRLF; encoded by the coding sequence GTGTTTAATGACCGCTTGGTACCGTTACCGCTGAAAGTAGCAAATACGCTGGGGTTGATTTTGGTATTGGCAGCCAATGCATTGGCAAATATTTTACCGATCAACGGGTTGAATACCGGGGAGGTTTCCGACTTTTATCCCAACCTGTTCACTCCGGCGGGAGTGACCTTTTCCATTTGGGGCATCATCTACTTTTTTTTGATTTTATTCGTCGTCTACAATTATAATGTGGTCGGAAAAAAATCCGACAAAAAAATTGTGGAAAGCATCGGATGGTACTTTTTTATTTCATGTATTTTAAATGTGGCATGGCTGTTGCTTTGGCACTACTTGTATATCGGCTATTCATTGATCGTCATGGTATTGTTGCTTCTGATATTGTTGCGGATCTATTTTACGGTCCATGGAAACATGTACTCTGATCCAAACAACAGAATTTTTGTGCGTATCCCTTTTTCCATCTATGCCGGATGGATCACCGTTGCAACCATTACCAATGTGACGGCATTTTTGGTCCATTTGCAATGGAGCGGCTGGGGCCTGCCACCCCAGATATGGACCTTGATCATGATGGCTGTTGCGACAGCGATCATGTCGTTGGTCGTCTACCGGTTTCACGATGCGGTTTATGGCTTGGTGTTGATATGGACCTTGGCGGGGATCGGTTGGAAACATTTAGAAGTATTTGCCATGGAGTATCCCTTTGTCGTATATGGGTCTGTGCTGTTCGGACTTCTGATGATCGGGACGATCATTGCGTCGGAGTGGACCCGTCGAAAACGAGAGCGCAGGCTGTTTTAA
- a CDS encoding cupin domain-containing protein: protein MLEKLYNYAKTDAKTIEKIVSDENVDINHMILPRGEGLPEHYSNSNVYMLVTKGNITLQLDDQENHTYETGSIVNIPFKTKMNVFNDTCDLTEIFVLKAPAPSTMG from the coding sequence ATGCTGGAAAAACTGTACAACTATGCCAAGACCGATGCCAAGACCATTGAAAAGATCGTAAGCGACGAAAATGTCGACATCAACCACATGATCTTACCCCGTGGCGAAGGATTGCCGGAACACTATTCCAACTCCAACGTATACATGCTGGTGACAAAAGGCAACATCACGCTCCAATTGGATGATCAGGAAAACCACACGTATGAAACGGGAAGCATCGTCAACATCCCTTTCAAAACGAAAATGAACGTTTTCAACGACACCTGCGACCTGACGGAAATCTTTGTATTGAAAGCTCCCGCACCATCAACCATGGGATAA
- a CDS encoding ATP-binding protein, whose product MKRTVIQIDEEKCVGCGLCISACHQDALQLIDGKARLVSDSYCDGLGKCLPKCPTGAMTLEEREAKGFEGPAPREEQSGCAGTAVQEVSQASSLQETTQFQRPVSQLRQWPIQIQLVPPNAPYLEGSHLLVAADCTAFAYANVHEDFMKNKVTVIGCPKLDSADYSERLTEILQQNNIKSITVLRMTVPCCGGMTHAVTTAMRNADVMIPWQVVTIDVDGSIKEV is encoded by the coding sequence ATGAAAAGAACAGTCATTCAAATAGATGAAGAAAAATGTGTAGGATGCGGTTTGTGCATTAGTGCCTGCCACCAGGATGCTCTTCAGTTGATCGACGGAAAAGCCCGTCTGGTTTCGGACAGCTACTGCGACGGACTGGGGAAATGCCTGCCTAAATGTCCCACCGGCGCCATGACCCTGGAAGAACGGGAAGCCAAAGGATTTGAAGGTCCCGCCCCGCGAGAAGAACAATCCGGTTGTGCCGGAACTGCCGTGCAAGAAGTATCCCAGGCCAGCAGCCTGCAGGAAACGACCCAATTCCAACGTCCCGTATCCCAATTGCGGCAATGGCCCATCCAGATCCAACTGGTACCGCCAAATGCGCCCTATCTGGAAGGATCCCACCTGCTGGTGGCGGCAGACTGTACGGCATTTGCCTACGCCAACGTCCATGAGGATTTTATGAAAAACAAGGTGACCGTCATTGGCTGTCCAAAATTGGACTCGGCAGACTATTCAGAACGCTTGACGGAGATCCTGCAACAAAACAATATCAAAAGCATCACCGTACTTCGAATGACCGTACCCTGCTGTGGAGGCATGACCCACGCCGTTACCACCGCCATGAGGAACGCAGATGTCATGATCCCATGGCAAGTCGTGACCATCGATGTTGATGGTAGTATCAAAGAAGTTTAA
- a CDS encoding Crp/Fnr family transcriptional regulator, with protein sequence MLKQYYPTLENNPLFADIDDYSIDQLLSCLQPKVRRYEKNEFIAIAGDPFTSIGIVLEGQVSVIKESATGNRIMISQLEPGEMYGEMIAFSNQEFYPVTVEAIKDTTVMELERNAIIGQCPRMCSWHKTLIQNMLKIVSNRALMLNKKVEYLSIKSMRGKLSAFFLDEYKRFNKETFQLNMNRNQLADYLNVSRPSMSREMAKLRDEGVIDFKKNKIRIADLEALSEMAE encoded by the coding sequence ATGTTAAAACAATATTATCCCACTTTGGAAAACAATCCGTTGTTTGCTGACATCGACGATTACAGCATCGATCAGTTGCTGTCCTGTCTGCAACCAAAAGTTAGAAGGTACGAAAAAAATGAATTCATCGCCATTGCAGGGGATCCCTTTACGTCCATCGGCATAGTTCTGGAAGGACAGGTCAGCGTCATCAAGGAAAGCGCTACAGGCAACCGGATCATGATCTCCCAGTTGGAGCCGGGGGAAATGTACGGAGAGATGATCGCTTTTTCCAATCAGGAATTTTATCCGGTGACGGTGGAGGCCATCAAAGATACTACGGTCATGGAATTGGAGCGAAACGCCATCATCGGTCAATGTCCCAGGATGTGCTCCTGGCACAAGACATTGATCCAAAACATGCTCAAGATCGTATCGAATCGGGCGCTGATGCTCAATAAAAAAGTGGAATACCTTTCCATCAAAAGCATGAGGGGAAAACTGAGCGCCTTCTTTTTGGATGAGTACAAGCGATTCAACAAGGAAACCTTTCAGTTGAACATGAACCGCAATCAGCTGGCGGACTATTTGAATGTGTCCCGACCGTCCATGTCCCGGGAGATGGCAAAGTTGCGGGATGAAGGGGTCATCGATTTCAAAAAGAACAAGATCCGAATCGCCGATTTGGAAGCATTGAGTGAAATGGCGGAATAG
- a CDS encoding class I SAM-dependent methyltransferase, with protein MKIDEFIDAWEKIPTDESLENTRIYWNMRASEFNEQNRDNCGEIQDLLDQQNYKVEGKSMLDIGCGPGKCAVRFSRDFKYVTGVDISDQMIAYAKENAEEESRKNVEFHAMAWEKADLEALNWEDRFDVVVGSMTPAISNVNALKKMCRASKDLCMLSSFVHRRDLKVELEEHLGLSKPGQEYRNKVYLVFNILWLMGYHPQVWYTDVGIRREYTLEKAHRLYSQQLELNQTQKKKAKTFLESRAVDDILHQEYTAKIGWLVWSVKK; from the coding sequence ATGAAAATCGATGAATTTATCGATGCTTGGGAAAAGATCCCTACCGATGAAAGTCTGGAAAACACCAGGATCTATTGGAACATGAGAGCTTCCGAATTCAACGAACAAAACAGGGACAACTGTGGGGAGATCCAGGACCTGCTGGATCAGCAAAATTACAAGGTAGAAGGAAAAAGCATGCTGGACATCGGATGTGGACCGGGGAAATGTGCGGTTCGGTTTTCCCGTGATTTCAAATACGTCACCGGGGTGGATATCTCGGATCAAATGATTGCCTATGCTAAAGAAAATGCCGAGGAAGAAAGTAGAAAAAATGTGGAATTTCACGCAATGGCGTGGGAAAAGGCGGACCTGGAAGCCTTGAACTGGGAGGATCGTTTTGATGTTGTGGTCGGATCCATGACACCGGCCATCAGCAATGTAAACGCATTAAAGAAAATGTGCAGGGCTTCAAAAGATCTTTGCATGCTCAGTTCCTTTGTTCACCGCAGGGACTTGAAAGTGGAACTGGAGGAACATTTGGGATTGTCCAAGCCGGGTCAAGAATATCGAAATAAAGTATACTTGGTGTTCAACATTTTGTGGCTTATGGGGTATCACCCCCAAGTGTGGTACACCGATGTGGGCATCCGGCGGGAATATACTTTAGAAAAAGCTCATAGACTCTACAGCCAACAGCTGGAACTGAACCAAACACAAAAGAAAAAGGCAAAAACATTTTTGGAAAGCAGGGCGGTAGACGATATTCTTCATCAGGAATACACGGCAAAAATCGGTTGGCTTGTATGGAGTGTAAAAAAATAG
- the mltG gene encoding endolytic transglycosylase MltG, whose translation MKKIILGLLVLVVAAGATAMLWFNNQIGDTGVHKEPVVFEVPPGTTINGMAEMLEEEELIRNALAFKVYARIQNFSNLQAGHYQIKPGMDMRAIASTIFSGDVIFPDTITVTFPEGKTLDDMAAILAEKTSHTQEEILAVWDGEDFIQSAIDNYWFITEEVLNPDLKFALNGYLFPNTYNFENENVTPEAAAHRLLQEMDKVLTKYKDQIDSSEWTVHEILTMASIVEYEAIFDEDRPIVAGVFYNRLENNMRLQSCATLQMALGIHKPIYNSQDMAVNSPYNTYLVDGLPIGPGNSPGEPSIKAALNPESHNYFYFLSDIYNDSKTYYSETYEQHLQLQNELLR comes from the coding sequence ATGAAAAAAATCATCCTTGGCTTGCTTGTACTTGTAGTGGCAGCTGGCGCAACTGCCATGCTGTGGTTCAACAATCAAATCGGTGACACTGGCGTCCATAAGGAACCGGTGGTTTTTGAAGTTCCCCCGGGAACCACCATCAACGGCATGGCGGAAATGCTGGAAGAAGAAGAACTGATCCGAAATGCCCTGGCATTTAAAGTGTATGCGCGGATCCAGAACTTTTCCAATCTCCAGGCCGGCCATTATCAGATCAAACCGGGCATGGATATGCGGGCAATTGCCAGCACCATTTTTTCCGGTGATGTCATCTTCCCCGACACCATCACCGTCACCTTCCCGGAAGGAAAGACCCTGGACGACATGGCAGCTATTCTCGCCGAAAAAACCAGCCACACTCAAGAAGAGATCCTGGCCGTTTGGGACGGAGAAGATTTTATACAAAGCGCCATCGACAATTATTGGTTCATTACAGAGGAAGTCTTGAATCCAGATCTAAAATTCGCGTTGAACGGTTACCTTTTTCCAAACACGTATAACTTTGAGAACGAGAACGTCACTCCTGAAGCGGCAGCCCATCGGCTCCTCCAGGAGATGGACAAGGTGTTGACCAAATACAAGGACCAGATCGATTCCTCGGAATGGACCGTTCACGAGATCCTTACCATGGCTTCCATCGTGGAATACGAAGCGATCTTCGACGAGGACCGCCCCATCGTTGCCGGCGTCTTCTACAACCGCTTGGAAAACAACATGCGGCTGCAAAGCTGTGCGACCCTGCAAATGGCCCTGGGGATCCACAAGCCCATTTACAACTCCCAGGACATGGCGGTAAATTCACCGTATAATACCTATTTGGTGGACGGACTGCCCATCGGACCGGGAAACAGCCCGGGAGAACCCTCCATAAAAGCTGCCTTGAATCCGGAATCCCACAATTATTTCTATTTCCTGTCCGATATCTACAACGACAGCAAAACGTATTATTCAGAGACCTATGAGCAACACCTGCAATTGCAAAATGAACTATTGAGATAA
- a CDS encoding MarR family winged helix-turn-helix transcriptional regulator: MKEIDRYTAYKAFSEAIRKHYKRLHVLLEEIHVYPGQPPLLFLLDREGGLSQKLLAEKINIKPSTLTTMLKCMEANGLVEKVQDQEDKRVLRVFLTTAGQKTVAAAKKIMNRLSDEMLADFDGEEVELFYNMMEKVKGNLHI, from the coding sequence ATGAAAGAAATCGACCGTTACACCGCCTATAAAGCCTTTAGCGAGGCCATACGAAAGCACTATAAGCGTCTCCATGTTCTTTTGGAAGAGATCCACGTGTACCCGGGGCAACCACCCTTGCTGTTTTTATTGGATCGGGAAGGCGGACTCAGCCAAAAACTGTTGGCGGAAAAAATCAACATAAAGCCGTCGACACTGACCACCATGCTTAAATGCATGGAAGCAAACGGTTTGGTGGAGAAGGTGCAAGATCAGGAAGACAAACGGGTCCTCCGGGTATTTTTGACCACGGCTGGTCAAAAGACGGTTGCTGCTGCCAAAAAGATCATGAATAGACTCAGCGATGAAATGCTGGCGGATTTTGATGGGGAAGAAGTGGAATTGTTTTACAATATGATGGAAAAAGTGAAGGGGAACCTTCACATATAA
- the rbr gene encoding rubrerythrin: protein MKDLKGTQTEKNLWTAFAGESQARNKYDYFASAAKKEGYEQIKGVFEETALNEKEHAKLWFKYLNGISNTADNLKAAAEGENYEWSDMYKGFAETARAEGFDELADKFEGVAKVEALHEERYLKLLENVKTNTVFAKSTEQVWVCRNCGHVHTGSNAPDECPVCDHPQAHFELRCTNY, encoded by the coding sequence ATGAAAGATCTAAAAGGAACCCAAACAGAAAAAAACTTGTGGACTGCATTTGCAGGTGAATCCCAGGCTCGAAACAAGTATGATTATTTTGCCAGTGCGGCAAAAAAAGAAGGGTATGAGCAGATCAAGGGAGTTTTTGAAGAAACGGCTCTCAACGAGAAAGAACATGCAAAACTATGGTTCAAGTACTTGAACGGCATTTCCAACACGGCAGACAACCTGAAGGCAGCTGCTGAAGGGGAAAACTATGAATGGTCCGACATGTACAAAGGCTTTGCCGAGACGGCAAGAGCAGAAGGCTTCGATGAGTTGGCCGATAAATTTGAAGGTGTTGCCAAAGTGGAAGCCCTTCACGAAGAACGTTATTTAAAATTATTGGAAAATGTAAAAACCAATACGGTTTTTGCCAAGTCTACGGAACAAGTCTGGGTATGCAGAAACTGCGGTCATGTCCACACGGGAAGCAATGCACCGGATGAATGTCCTGTATGCGACCACCCACAAGCTCACTTTGAACTTCGATGCACTAACTATTGA
- the grxC gene encoding glutaredoxin 3, whose amino-acid sequence MKKKIKLYTWSYCPYCKRATALLKHKNLAFTEIGIDGDPDAFEKLAAKTGQRSVPFIFIEDEFIGGYDELKALEDQNALEKMVL is encoded by the coding sequence ATGAAGAAAAAAATCAAGTTATACACATGGAGTTATTGTCCTTATTGCAAACGGGCAACAGCTCTTTTAAAACACAAGAATCTGGCTTTTACGGAAATTGGGATCGACGGGGATCCGGATGCCTTTGAAAAGCTTGCCGCAAAAACCGGACAGCGCAGCGTACCTTTCATCTTCATAGAGGATGAATTCATCGGCGGATACGATGAACTCAAAGCACTGGAAGACCAGAATGCACTGGAAAAAATGGTGCTGTAG
- a CDS encoding DUF3786 domain-containing protein — MKDDRQGRIPYEHAKALYQKQQPEEIQQRINIPFNEEAGVFTFRLLGEDHGLSWPEGVLTNSRSEVVTSYVIGILVLRYFALGSFATPTGRKVTYKDIPDGSIYYPNFKKRTIDRLAKTFDRDPNLLDQDGKDPGLGDRSLEVELIDHVPVTYVCWEGDDEFAASANILFDESIKHYFNAEDLAVLPDLGIVWLEEKGNLPLDLGMYGG, encoded by the coding sequence ATGAAGGATGATCGACAGGGGCGCATTCCCTATGAACATGCGAAGGCCTTGTATCAAAAACAGCAACCGGAAGAGATCCAACAGCGGATCAACATTCCCTTTAACGAAGAAGCCGGCGTTTTCACCTTTCGGCTGTTGGGGGAGGATCATGGACTTTCCTGGCCTGAGGGTGTATTGACCAACAGCAGGTCGGAGGTGGTGACTTCCTATGTCATCGGCATTTTGGTATTGCGATATTTTGCCCTGGGGTCCTTTGCCACACCTACTGGCCGCAAAGTGACCTACAAAGATATTCCCGATGGTTCCATCTATTACCCCAATTTCAAAAAAAGGACCATCGACCGCCTGGCCAAAACGTTTGACAGGGATCCAAATTTGTTGGATCAAGACGGAAAAGACCCCGGATTGGGAGATCGATCCCTGGAGGTGGAACTGATCGACCATGTTCCCGTCACGTATGTCTGCTGGGAAGGAGACGATGAGTTTGCCGCTTCTGCGAATATATTGTTCGATGAAAGCATCAAACATTATTTCAATGCGGAGGATCTTGCGGTCCTGCCGGACTTGGGGATCGTCTGGTTGGAGGAGAAGGGAAACCTCCCCTTGGATCTGGGCATGTACGGCGGCTGA
- a CDS encoding DUF3842 family protein, translated as MKIAVIDGQGGGIGRVVIEKLRAEFEQKVHIIGLGTNALATAAMLKAGANEGGTGENAIMVNAAKADVIVGSIAILVPDALTGELTTNMASAIARSDAKKVFVPMNKCDIYIAGVANEPLPHYIDYCIKIIKDF; from the coding sequence ATGAAGATAGCGGTAATTGACGGCCAGGGTGGTGGAATCGGCCGTGTTGTCATCGAAAAACTACGGGCGGAATTTGAGCAGAAGGTCCACATCATAGGCTTGGGAACCAACGCATTGGCGACGGCAGCCATGCTCAAGGCGGGAGCCAATGAAGGCGGTACCGGGGAAAATGCCATCATGGTCAATGCAGCAAAAGCGGATGTGATCGTTGGGAGCATAGCCATTCTTGTACCGGATGCCTTGACAGGCGAATTGACGACCAACATGGCCTCCGCCATCGCAAGAAGCGATGCCAAAAAAGTATTCGTGCCTATGAACAAGTGCGACATTTATATTGCAGGCGTGGCCAATGAGCCGTTGCCACACTATATTGATTATTGCATCAAGATCATAAAAGATTTTTAG
- a CDS encoding CooT family nickel-binding protein — protein sequence MCESNVYLVDQQGEKTLVMESVDKVIPKEGDVYLENIFGERLTVKGHIKEMALVDHSILIAE from the coding sequence ATGTGTGAATCAAACGTTTACCTGGTTGACCAACAAGGGGAGAAGACCCTGGTCATGGAATCTGTGGACAAAGTCATTCCGAAGGAAGGCGATGTGTACCTGGAAAATATTTTTGGAGAGCGATTGACAGTAAAAGGGCATATCAAGGAAATGGCTTTAGTGGATCACAGCATTCTGATAGCGGAATAA
- the metA gene encoding homoserine O-acetyltransferase MetA has product MPIKIPDNLPAIDVLAQENIFVMGEERAAHQDIRPLKIVILNLMPTKIITETQLMRLLGNTPLQVEVDLLKTRSYVSKNTSVDHLENFYKTFDEIKDRKYDGMIITGAPVEKLEYQEVEYWDELKEIMDWSKHHVFSTLHICWGAQAGLYHHYGIDKFDLDHKMFGIFPHYVTNTTTMLLRGFDDEFYAPHSRHTEVRREDIEKVSELEILAESGEAGVYLIRSRDNKQVFVTGHAEYDWDTLKNEYDRDEALGLDVEVPVNYYPGDDPTKMPVVRWRGHANLLFCNWLNYYVYQETPFDLNEIK; this is encoded by the coding sequence ATGCCAATCAAGATACCCGATAATTTGCCGGCCATCGATGTGCTGGCCCAGGAAAACATCTTCGTCATGGGGGAAGAAAGAGCGGCCCATCAGGACATTCGACCACTGAAAATCGTCATTTTGAACCTGATGCCGACAAAAATCATAACGGAGACCCAGTTGATGCGCCTGCTTGGGAACACCCCCCTTCAAGTGGAGGTGGACCTTTTGAAAACACGTTCCTACGTTTCGAAAAACACGTCGGTGGACCATCTGGAAAACTTCTACAAAACCTTTGATGAAATCAAAGACCGAAAATACGATGGAATGATCATTACCGGAGCTCCGGTGGAAAAACTGGAGTACCAGGAGGTGGAATACTGGGACGAGTTGAAAGAGATCATGGATTGGAGCAAGCACCATGTCTTTTCCACCCTGCATATTTGTTGGGGAGCCCAAGCCGGGTTGTACCATCATTATGGGATCGACAAATTCGACCTGGACCACAAGATGTTCGGCATCTTTCCCCACTATGTCACCAATACGACCACCATGTTGTTGCGGGGATTTGACGATGAATTTTACGCTCCTCACTCCAGACATACGGAAGTGCGAAGGGAAGACATCGAAAAGGTATCGGAATTGGAAATATTGGCAGAGTCCGGGGAAGCTGGGGTCTACCTGATCCGAAGCAGGGACAACAAGCAGGTCTTCGTCACCGGTCATGCAGAATACGACTGGGACACCTTGAAAAATGAGTATGACCGGGACGAGGCCCTTGGGCTGGATGTGGAGGTTCCCGTAAATTACTATCCCGGCGACGATCCGACAAAAATGCCGGTGGTTCGTTGGAGAGGTCATGCCAACCTGTTGTTTTGCAACTGGCTCAACTATTACGTATATCAGGAAACACCTTTCGACTTGAATGAAATCAAATAA